In the genome of Apostichopus japonicus isolate 1M-3 chromosome 15, ASM3797524v1, whole genome shotgun sequence, one region contains:
- the LOC139980653 gene encoding uncharacterized protein → MASSSVPRGMGMIINVVKKQFPKVKNIDTETLNQWLKNTIASTSSKMAATAGGDSKSEQQPPQSPKLALLDVRPEKEYQISFIPSARRVDPEEQDMKKLLQLINEVAQSSEPDKRVQVVMYCSVGYRASILATRLEEFLEKEGGDAGLDIYNLEGSIFKWANENRTMIDKTGQETQYVHPYSRVWCYLVDSQRRKYKL, encoded by the exons GCTTCCTCCTCCGTTCCGCGGGGTATGGGTATGATTATCAACGTTGTTAAGAAGCAGTTTCCAAAGGTAAAGAACATTGACACAGAGACGTTGAATCAATGGCTGAAGAATACAATAGCTTCAACATcatccaagatggctgccacAGCAGGAGGCGATAGCAAGAGTGAACAACAACCACCTCAAAGTCCTAAACTTGCTCTACTT GATGTCAGACCTGAGAAGGAATACCAGATTAGCTTTATTCCATCGGCTCGCAGAGTCGACCCAGAGGAACAAGACATGAAGAAGTTATTGCAGCTGATAAATGAAGTAGCCCAATCTTCAG aGCCAGACAAGAGAGTTCAAGTCGTTATGTACTGCTCCGTCGGCTATCGTGCATCTATCTTGGCCACCAGACTTGAAGAATTCTTGGAGAAAGAAG GTGGAGATGCTGGGCTTGACATTTACAATTTAGAGGGCAGTATTTTTAAATGGGCCAACGAGAACAGGACGATGATAGATAAGACTGGCCAAGAGACACAATACGTACATCCATACAGCAGAGTCTGGTGTTACCTGGTCGACAGCCAGCGGCGTAAATATAAGCTATAG